A segment of the Egicoccus sp. AB-alg2 genome:
AGGACGCCGAGGTGGCGCCGGCCGCCGTCGGCACCCGCGCGCGACTCGACCTGCTTGCCCTGCGCCAGTGGCAGGCCGAGGCGCTGGCGGCCTGGTCGCAGAGCGGCCGGGGCGTGGTCGAGGCCGTGACCGGCACCGGCAAGACGCGCCTGGCGATGGCGGCGATCCGGATCGTCGCCGACCGTGGCGGTCGCGCGCTGGTGCTCGCCCCCACGCTGGAGTTGCAGGACCAGTGGGCCCGCGAGCTCAGGACCGCCGCCCCCGACCTGCGCGTCGGCCGGCTGGGCGGTGGCCGGCGCGACGACCTGTTCGACTTCGACGTGGTGGTGTCGACGCCGCACTCGGCCGCGACCGTGCCGATCGAGCCGCCACCCGGCGCACCAGGCCTCCTCGTCGCCGACGAGGCCCACCGCTACGGCGCCCCGACCTGGGGGGCGGCGCTGCAGGCGGCGTTTCCCCTGCGCCTGGCGCTGACCGCCACCTACGAGCGCAACGACGACGGACTCGTCGAGGTCCTCGAGCCCTACTTCGGCGGGGTCGTGCACCGCTACGACTACGACCGCGCCGTGGCCGACGGCACCATCGCGCCCTTCCGCATCGCGACGGTCGGCGTGCGCCTGCGTGGCGACGAGCAGGACGCCTACGACCGCGCCGACGCGCGTGCCCGCCAGCTGCACCGCGAGCTGGTGGGTGGGCTGGGCATGCCGAAGGACCCTCGCAAGCTGTTCGCGGCGGTGTCAGCCGTGGTGGCCGAGGCGGAGACCTCGCGCCGCGACGGCGCGCAGGTGCGGGCCTGCCGCGAGTACCTGGTGCGGGTCCGTGAACGACGGGAGGTCGCGGCCACCTGCGAGGGCAAGCTGCACGTGTGTGCCGCGGCCGCGGCCGGGCTGGCCGGGCGGCGGACGTTGGTCTTCACCGACACCGTGGAGCAGGCGGACGACGCCGTGGCCGAGCTGGTGCGGGC
Coding sequences within it:
- a CDS encoding DEAD/DEAH box helicase gives rise to the protein MDVADRLAAHLADGGALTVPMLVRALRADGSRLPRSMVERVLARDARFVCDGDATKPRWSLAEDAEVAPAAVGTRARLDLLALRQWQAEALAAWSQSGRGVVEAVTGTGKTRLAMAAIRIVADRGGRALVLAPTLELQDQWARELRTAAPDLRVGRLGGGRRDDLFDFDVVVSTPHSAATVPIEPPPGAPGLLVADEAHRYGAPTWGAALQAAFPLRLALTATYERNDDGLVEVLEPYFGGVVHRYDYDRAVADGTIAPFRIATVGVRLRGDEQDAYDRADARARQLHRELVGGLGMPKDPRKLFAAVSAVVAEAETSRRDGAQVRACREYLVRVRERREVAATCEGKLHVCAAAAAGLAGRRTLVFTDTVEQADDAVAELVRAGVHAETLHGGLSDDKRRIRLAQFRRGRIDALVAPRVLDEGVDVPDAEVALVLANFRTRRQLVQRLGRVLRQKADGRPATLVLAHAIGTHEDPARGGHADFLRQVRDVALEVAGMDLDADAVGLGRWLAQGGPTAPTRP